A single region of the Halopiger xanaduensis SH-6 genome encodes:
- a CDS encoding HalOD1 output domain-containing protein has product MSDTPRADGGSTDDSAPRLQLSYTLDDDEAPSTGVVKATAILTDTSPLDLEPLYDVIDPDHLDGMFQSSDGGTVFIETRFVYCGCTVTVTPETVYLERISDDC; this is encoded by the coding sequence ATGAGTGACACACCACGCGCGGACGGCGGCAGTACCGACGACTCGGCACCCAGACTGCAGTTATCGTACACGCTCGACGACGACGAAGCGCCCAGCACTGGCGTCGTGAAAGCGACGGCCATCCTGACGGACACGTCGCCGCTCGACCTCGAGCCGCTGTACGACGTGATCGATCCCGACCACCTGGACGGCATGTTTCAGTCCTCAGACGGCGGTACCGTCTTCATCGAAACCAGATTCGTCTACTGCGGCTGTACGGTGACCGTGACGCCGGAGACGGTGTACCTCGAGCGGATCAGCGACGATTGTTGA
- a CDS encoding trimeric intracellular cation channel family protein → MASELLRALFGDPFAAMNTIGLVAFALVGSTKAIREEFDLFGIAVVGLTMAFAGGATRDLLVTRVPLALQSPLEIALGLLGVGLAIALNIVFSSVDSHPITLVSDAIGLAAFATTGAIVATEANVSAFGVVTVATINAVGGGAFADILLDRSPFILFEDFYASCAVLGGSAYWVATALGATGSIAAAACATVTVGTRLVAVTYDWRLPTVQNAKFTNR, encoded by the coding sequence ATGGCTTCGGAGCTCCTCAGGGCACTGTTCGGCGACCCCTTCGCCGCGATGAACACGATCGGACTGGTCGCGTTCGCCCTCGTCGGCTCGACGAAGGCGATCCGCGAGGAGTTCGACCTGTTCGGCATCGCCGTCGTCGGACTGACGATGGCGTTCGCCGGCGGCGCGACGCGGGATCTGCTCGTGACGCGCGTTCCGCTGGCGTTGCAGTCGCCGCTCGAGATCGCGCTGGGCCTGCTCGGCGTCGGATTGGCGATCGCACTGAACATCGTCTTTTCGTCGGTAGACTCCCATCCCATCACGCTCGTTTCCGACGCGATCGGGCTCGCCGCCTTCGCGACGACCGGCGCGATCGTCGCGACCGAGGCGAACGTCTCGGCGTTCGGCGTCGTCACCGTCGCGACGATCAACGCGGTCGGGGGCGGCGCGTTCGCGGACATCCTGCTGGACCGGTCCCCGTTCATCCTCTTCGAGGACTTTTACGCGAGTTGCGCGGTGTTGGGCGGCAGCGCGTACTGGGTAGCGACCGCCCTCGGCGCGACCGGCAGTATCGCCGCCGCGGCGTGTGCGACGGTGACCGTCGGCACGCGGCTGGTGGCGGTGACCTACGACTGGCGGCTGCCGACGGTACAGAACGCGAAATTCACGAACAGATAG
- a CDS encoding metal ABC transporter permease encodes MSRDERTTTGPMDGETHAHSRSDGAAIRQLEPRRGIELAGLGLVAALAAAMVGFVALDWLRHVLSPAALLFEQFLIVGMWLDYYLGTNVFQHAFMWRQIATGVCIGIVAPLVGTYLVHRQMALIGETLAHTAFAGVAVGLIFTGLTGWSGSLLWIALVVGVLGALAVQWLTEHTTAFGDVPIAIMLTGSFAVGTLLISWGRSSMSIAIDIEGYLFGNLSVVTADGARMMAILSVAVVAVVAATYKQLLFITFDEQAARVARLNVRWYNTLLIVMTAVVVVGAMQVLGVILVAGMLVIPVATASQIARSFRETLYCSILFGQCAILGGFALALGLDLPSGGSIIVVAILFYLCSIALSDRSAAAISMH; translated from the coding sequence ATGAGCAGGGACGAACGCACGACGACGGGACCGATGGACGGAGAGACGCACGCGCACTCGCGCAGCGACGGCGCCGCTATCCGACAGCTCGAGCCGCGCCGCGGGATCGAACTCGCGGGGCTCGGCCTCGTCGCGGCCCTCGCGGCCGCGATGGTCGGGTTCGTGGCGCTCGACTGGCTTCGACACGTCCTCTCGCCGGCCGCGCTCCTGTTCGAGCAGTTCCTCATCGTCGGGATGTGGCTCGACTACTACCTGGGGACGAACGTCTTCCAGCACGCGTTCATGTGGCGCCAGATCGCGACGGGCGTCTGCATCGGCATCGTCGCGCCGCTGGTCGGTACCTACCTCGTCCACCGGCAGATGGCGCTGATCGGGGAGACGCTCGCCCACACGGCGTTCGCGGGCGTCGCGGTCGGCCTCATATTCACCGGACTAACCGGCTGGAGCGGCTCCTTGCTATGGATCGCGCTCGTCGTGGGCGTCCTCGGCGCGCTCGCAGTGCAGTGGCTCACCGAGCACACGACGGCGTTCGGCGACGTTCCCATCGCGATTATGCTGACCGGCAGTTTCGCCGTCGGAACGCTGTTGATCAGCTGGGGCCGTTCGTCCATGTCGATCGCGATCGACATCGAGGGGTACCTCTTCGGGAACCTCTCGGTCGTCACGGCCGACGGCGCGCGCATGATGGCGATCCTCAGCGTCGCCGTCGTCGCCGTCGTCGCCGCGACCTACAAGCAGTTGCTTTTTATCACGTTCGACGAGCAAGCGGCCCGCGTCGCTCGGCTCAACGTGCGCTGGTACAACACCCTGCTGATCGTGATGACCGCGGTCGTCGTCGTCGGCGCGATGCAGGTGTTGGGCGTGATCCTCGTCGCCGGGATGCTCGTGATCCCCGTCGCGACGGCCTCCCAGATCGCGCGCAGCTTCCGCGAGACGCTGTACTGTTCGATCCTGTTCGGCCAGTGTGCGATACTCGGCGGCTTCGCGCTCGCGCTCGGGCTGGATCTTCCCTCCGGCGGCTCGATCATCGTGGTCGCTATCCTGTTCTACCTGTGTTCGATCGCCCTCTCGGATCGGTCGGCGGCCGCGATTTCGATGCACTGA
- a CDS encoding UbiA family prenyltransferase — MISTEGTDASRENLQTVRTKLRTFLTVLRVRPAVNCVTLAFVGVVLHPGSFDWATATLAAVVMVLAYGIVYLYNYFTDVEEDRLNDSYNPVLDETYRRVIIGYICAAVVATVGISAVSLGPIPLAVVLFYLCTGVAYSTPPLRFKKRFVLKNVVVALFSGPLLLVMTSSLTGRIAVLDVVMVAFFGITALTTSIVGDFRDVDGDRKAGVRTVPIVLGVRGTGHYVLAWTLVQLLVLVVPVWLGYVDPRYLPVLVAMLPRLRFVYAMYARDRERVHRGPVVPEMVLAAAGLVAAALIDLGIV; from the coding sequence ATGATCTCAACAGAGGGGACGGATGCTTCACGGGAAAACCTGCAGACGGTCCGCACGAAACTGCGAACGTTCTTGACGGTGCTCCGGGTTAGGCCCGCAGTAAACTGCGTGACGTTGGCGTTCGTCGGCGTCGTTCTGCACCCGGGTTCGTTCGATTGGGCCACCGCAACGCTCGCCGCAGTCGTTATGGTCCTCGCGTACGGGATCGTGTATTTGTACAACTACTTCACCGACGTCGAAGAAGACAGGCTAAACGACAGTTACAATCCAGTACTGGACGAGACGTATCGACGCGTCATCATCGGCTATATCTGCGCGGCAGTAGTGGCCACCGTCGGTATTTCGGCCGTCTCTCTCGGCCCGATCCCGCTGGCCGTCGTGCTCTTTTACCTGTGTACGGGAGTCGCCTACTCGACGCCGCCGCTCCGGTTCAAAAAGCGATTCGTGCTCAAGAACGTCGTCGTCGCGCTCTTTTCGGGGCCGCTGTTGCTCGTGATGACGAGCAGTTTGACGGGACGGATCGCGGTACTCGACGTCGTCATGGTCGCGTTCTTCGGCATAACCGCGCTTACGACGTCGATCGTCGGCGACTTCCGGGATGTCGACGGCGACCGGAAAGCCGGCGTGCGAACCGTCCCGATCGTCCTCGGCGTTCGAGGGACCGGTCACTACGTCCTCGCCTGGACCCTCGTGCAACTGCTGGTGCTCGTCGTCCCGGTCTGGCTGGGGTACGTCGATCCGCGCTACCTCCCGGTCCTCGTCGCGATGCTGCCGCGGCTCCGATTCGTGTACGCGATGTACGCTCGAGACCGAGAGCGGGTTCATCGCGGTCCCGTCGTCCCCGAAATGGTGCTCGCTGCCGCCGGGTTGGTCGCCGCTGCGCTGATCGACCTCGGGATCGTTTGA
- a CDS encoding PRC-barrel domain-containing protein, whose protein sequence is MDDTPQEITSIVGREVYSNGGVFVGEIEDLQLNIDGQVVTGLALGNLNSELFTEEARSGQGVIVPYRWVRSVGDVVLVNEVVERVREPDEEEDELLA, encoded by the coding sequence ATAGACGACACTCCCCAGGAGATCACCTCGATCGTCGGCCGCGAGGTGTACTCGAACGGCGGCGTTTTCGTCGGCGAAATCGAAGACCTGCAGCTGAACATCGACGGGCAGGTAGTCACCGGGCTCGCACTCGGCAACCTCAACTCGGAACTGTTCACCGAAGAAGCGCGCTCGGGACAGGGCGTCATCGTTCCCTACCGGTGGGTCCGGTCCGTCGGCGACGTCGTGCTGGTCAACGAGGTCGTCGAGCGCGTCCGCGAACCCGACGAGGAAGAAGACGAGCTGCTGGCCTGA
- a CDS encoding DHH family phosphoesterase: MSTGVTISSISDYAILGCGSVGYAVAEELVEQGKDVLIIDRDESRVESLRDQDLDARTADIREPEAADLVAERDVVLILASDVESNKQAVEHIRDQNDGQFVVARASDPVSGDELEELGADIVINPSSVIAESALRALESGELEYNAGKLADLLEETSTRLAIITQDSPDPDSIASAAAMQAIADHLGVESDIIYLGDVGHQENRAFVNLLGIDLVQWDEIEDYAVYDTVAMVDHATSDEMDLPVDVVIDHHEPESDYEPEFVDIRPNMSSTSTIMTKYIQEFDMNVSEEVATALLYGIRAETLDFKRDTTPADLTAAAYLYPFANHDTLEQVESPSMSPETLDVLAEAIANRDVQGSHLVSNAGFVRDREALTQAASHLLNLEGVTTTAVFGIADETIFLAGRSKDIRINIGKVLADAYGEMGETAGHSTQASAEIPLGIFTGIEISDDTRDTLLELTEEAVKRTLFDAMGVEGTEGSNGS; this comes from the coding sequence ATGAGTACGGGGGTTACGATCTCGTCGATCTCTGACTACGCTATCCTGGGCTGTGGGAGCGTCGGCTACGCCGTCGCCGAGGAACTCGTCGAGCAGGGGAAGGACGTCCTCATAATCGACCGCGACGAGAGCCGCGTCGAATCCCTCCGCGATCAGGACCTAGACGCCCGTACCGCCGACATCCGCGAGCCCGAGGCCGCCGACCTCGTCGCCGAGCGCGACGTCGTTCTCATCCTCGCCTCCGACGTCGAGTCCAACAAGCAGGCCGTTGAGCACATCCGCGACCAGAACGACGGGCAGTTCGTCGTGGCGCGCGCGAGCGATCCCGTCTCCGGCGACGAACTCGAGGAGCTCGGCGCCGACATCGTCATCAACCCCTCCTCGGTCATCGCCGAGTCCGCGCTCCGCGCGCTCGAGTCCGGCGAACTCGAGTACAACGCCGGCAAGCTCGCGGATCTGCTCGAGGAGACCTCGACGCGGCTGGCGATCATCACGCAGGACAGTCCGGATCCGGACTCGATCGCGTCGGCGGCGGCGATGCAGGCGATCGCCGACCACCTCGGCGTCGAATCCGATATCATCTACCTCGGCGACGTTGGCCACCAGGAAAATCGGGCGTTCGTCAACCTGCTGGGCATCGACCTCGTCCAGTGGGACGAGATCGAGGACTACGCGGTGTACGACACCGTCGCGATGGTCGACCACGCGACCTCCGACGAGATGGACCTCCCCGTCGACGTCGTGATCGACCACCACGAACCCGAGAGCGACTACGAGCCGGAGTTCGTCGACATCCGGCCGAACATGTCCTCGACGTCGACGATCATGACGAAGTACATTCAGGAGTTCGACATGAACGTCTCCGAGGAGGTCGCCACCGCCCTGCTGTACGGCATTCGCGCCGAGACCCTGGATTTCAAACGCGACACCACCCCCGCCGACCTCACCGCGGCCGCCTACCTCTACCCCTTCGCGAACCACGACACCTTAGAGCAGGTCGAATCCCCGTCGATGTCCCCCGAAACGCTGGACGTCCTCGCGGAGGCCATCGCCAACCGCGACGTCCAGGGGAGCCACCTCGTCTCCAACGCCGGCTTCGTCCGCGACCGCGAAGCCCTCACGCAGGCCGCGAGCCACCTGCTGAACCTCGAGGGCGTCACCACCACCGCCGTCTTCGGCATCGCCGACGAGACCATCTTCCTCGCCGGCCGCTCGAAGGACATCCGCATCAACATCGGCAAGGTGCTGGCCGACGCCTACGGCGAGATGGGCGAAACGGCGGGCCACTCGACGCAAGCCAGCGCGGAGATCCCGCTGGGCATCTTCACCGGCATCGAAATCTCGGACGACACCCGGGACACGCTGCTCGAGTTGACCGAGGAAGCGGTCAAGCGGACGCTGTTCGACGCGATGGGCGTCGAAGGAACGGAAGGCTCGAACGGTTCCTGA
- a CDS encoding P-loop NTPase, giving the protein MTDETPRTDDEIRRAVIDRVREVQIMGGDPVSEQLIEDVAVEDGIVTFTVDFEPVSRVLADRLTDQLRGAGLATDGVVHVRVEAAGSDAPETGLPVSGVDSIIAVGSAKGGVGKTTVTVSLARALSEAGLDVGVFDANVYAPDAPDLLEAEGPVQSSPSGKPMPVEVDGIQVVSIELIAEDGPVAWRGAMVHDVVKDLLGDAAWDDRDVLLVDLPPGIGDAVYTIVQQAPLDGGLLVSTPTDEGVRATQRTAALYTANDVPTVGVVPNVVGSVADAAGPFDDADPETIADDVVEAAYADLEPVPFDPALREPTEASFADPESEGERAIADLRATVESFLEHEAGPAVPEDAVDLRGLPPETCHRQVVTELGVTEGPVSVVMRGEPDDLVSVVDESLARDGRSLERTDVEDLGYNGWLVELEPSSPAAVSEPAT; this is encoded by the coding sequence ATGACCGACGAGACACCGCGGACGGACGACGAAATCCGACGGGCGGTCATCGACCGCGTCCGGGAGGTCCAGATCATGGGCGGCGACCCGGTCAGCGAGCAACTGATCGAGGACGTCGCCGTCGAGGACGGCATCGTCACCTTCACGGTCGACTTCGAGCCGGTCTCCCGCGTGCTGGCGGACCGCCTCACCGACCAACTGCGCGGCGCCGGACTGGCGACCGACGGCGTGGTCCACGTCCGCGTGGAGGCCGCCGGTTCGGACGCTCCCGAGACCGGGCTTCCCGTCTCCGGCGTCGATTCCATCATCGCCGTCGGCAGCGCGAAGGGCGGCGTCGGCAAGACGACCGTCACCGTCTCGCTCGCGCGGGCGCTCTCCGAGGCCGGGCTGGACGTCGGCGTCTTCGACGCGAACGTTTACGCCCCCGACGCGCCGGATCTGCTCGAGGCAGAGGGGCCGGTCCAGTCCTCGCCGTCGGGGAAGCCGATGCCGGTCGAGGTCGACGGCATTCAGGTCGTCAGCATCGAGTTGATCGCCGAGGACGGACCGGTCGCCTGGCGCGGCGCGATGGTCCACGACGTCGTCAAGGACCTGCTTGGCGACGCCGCCTGGGACGACCGGGACGTGCTGCTCGTGGACCTGCCGCCGGGGATCGGCGACGCGGTCTACACGATCGTCCAGCAGGCGCCGCTGGACGGCGGCCTGCTCGTGAGCACGCCGACCGACGAGGGCGTGCGGGCGACCCAGCGGACCGCGGCGCTGTACACGGCCAACGACGTGCCGACGGTCGGCGTCGTGCCCAACGTGGTCGGCTCGGTCGCGGACGCCGCCGGGCCGTTCGACGACGCCGATCCCGAGACGATCGCCGACGACGTGGTCGAAGCGGCCTACGCCGACCTCGAGCCCGTGCCCTTCGATCCGGCGCTGCGCGAGCCGACGGAAGCGTCGTTCGCCGACCCCGAAAGCGAGGGCGAGCGGGCGATCGCCGATCTGCGGGCGACCGTCGAGTCGTTCCTCGAGCACGAGGCCGGGCCGGCGGTCCCCGAGGACGCGGTCGACCTGCGCGGGCTGCCGCCGGAAACCTGTCACCGGCAGGTCGTCACCGAGCTCGGCGTGACCGAGGGGCCGGTGTCGGTCGTGATGCGGGGCGAACCCGACGACCTCGTCTCCGTCGTTGACGAGAGCCTTGCCCGGGACGGCCGCTCGCTCGAGCGAACCGACGTGGAGGACCTCGGCTACAACGGCTGGTTGGTCGAACTCGAGCCGTCGTCGCCGGCGGCGGTGTCGGAACCGGCGACCTGA
- a CDS encoding acetate--CoA ligase family protein produces the protein MGRLSELFRPETVGVVGATDREGAVGRAILENLQSDFEGEIVPINPKRDEVLGLECYEDVASAPPIDLGVVVVPPPVVLETVRELSEAGTKNVVVITAGFSETGGEGAKRERELREIAAEYDLNVVGPNSLGIMSTPIGMNATFGPENAREGSISFMSQSGAFITAVLDWANEEGIGFKDVVSVGNKSVLDETDFVEEWGDDPDTDVIIGYLEDIDDGQEFVRTAREVTDDTPIVLVKSGRTDAGAQAASSHTGAIAGSERAYEAGLEQAGVIRAESVQELFDYARALSGLPEPDSDGVAVITNAGGPGVLTTDAVGDSTLEMADFTDETIDELAEAMPEEANVYNPIDAIGDADVDRFGEALEIALDDPNVGSAVVVAAPTAVLEYDDLAETVIEKRDEYEKPVVTSLMGGARARAAEEVLRAFGIPNYFDPSRAVAGLDGLARYRDVRERTVDEPAQFDVDRERARKILARAADRDDNRLGVESMDLLEAYGIPTPAGDIVDDPDRAREVAESIDGDVVMKIVSPDITHKSDIGGVKVGVGDEDVYDAYEDLVSRARNYQPDATIIGVQVQEMLDVGESTETIVGMNRDPQFGPLLLFGLGGIFVETLEDTSVRVAPIGEDEARDMIDEIQAAPLLRGARGREPADVDAIVETVQRLSQLVTDFPSILELDVNPLVAGPDGVQAIDLRLTVDTEELNDD, from the coding sequence ATGGGACGATTATCCGAACTCTTCAGACCCGAGACCGTGGGCGTGGTCGGCGCCACCGACCGCGAGGGTGCAGTCGGTCGGGCGATCCTCGAGAACCTGCAGTCGGACTTCGAGGGCGAGATCGTCCCGATCAATCCCAAGCGCGACGAGGTACTCGGGCTCGAGTGTTACGAGGACGTAGCGAGCGCGCCGCCGATCGATCTGGGGGTGGTTGTCGTGCCGCCACCGGTGGTGCTCGAAACGGTTCGGGAACTCAGCGAGGCGGGGACGAAAAACGTCGTAGTCATCACGGCCGGGTTCTCCGAGACCGGCGGCGAAGGAGCCAAGCGCGAGCGCGAACTCCGCGAGATCGCCGCCGAGTACGACCTGAACGTCGTCGGGCCGAACAGCCTGGGTATCATGTCGACGCCGATCGGCATGAACGCCACCTTCGGCCCCGAGAACGCCCGCGAGGGGTCGATCTCGTTCATGAGCCAGTCGGGCGCGTTCATCACCGCCGTCTTAGACTGGGCCAACGAGGAGGGGATCGGCTTCAAGGACGTCGTCTCCGTGGGGAACAAGTCCGTCCTCGACGAGACCGACTTCGTCGAGGAGTGGGGCGACGACCCCGACACGGACGTCATCATCGGCTACCTCGAGGACATCGACGACGGCCAGGAGTTCGTCCGGACGGCCCGCGAGGTAACCGACGATACGCCGATCGTCCTCGTGAAGTCGGGCCGCACCGACGCCGGCGCGCAGGCCGCCTCTTCCCACACCGGCGCCATTGCGGGGAGCGAACGGGCCTACGAGGCCGGCCTCGAGCAGGCGGGCGTGATCCGCGCCGAGTCGGTACAGGAACTGTTCGACTACGCCCGGGCGCTCTCGGGCCTGCCGGAACCCGATTCTGACGGCGTCGCCGTCATCACCAACGCCGGCGGCCCGGGCGTGCTGACGACCGACGCGGTCGGGGATTCGACCCTCGAGATGGCCGACTTCACCGACGAGACGATCGACGAACTCGCCGAGGCGATGCCGGAGGAGGCCAACGTCTACAACCCGATCGACGCCATCGGGGACGCGGACGTCGACCGGTTCGGCGAGGCCTTAGAGATCGCACTGGACGATCCGAACGTCGGCAGCGCGGTCGTCGTGGCCGCGCCGACGGCGGTGCTCGAGTACGACGACCTCGCCGAGACGGTCATCGAGAAGCGCGACGAGTACGAGAAGCCGGTCGTCACCAGCCTGATGGGCGGCGCCCGCGCCCGCGCGGCCGAGGAGGTCCTGCGGGCGTTCGGCATCCCGAACTACTTCGACCCCTCGCGCGCGGTCGCGGGCCTCGACGGACTGGCGCGCTACCGCGACGTGCGCGAGCGGACGGTCGACGAACCGGCGCAGTTCGACGTCGACCGCGAGCGCGCCCGCAAGATCTTAGCACGGGCGGCCGACCGCGACGACAACCGGCTCGGCGTCGAGTCGATGGATCTGCTCGAAGCCTACGGCATTCCCACGCCCGCGGGCGACATCGTCGACGACCCGGACCGCGCCCGCGAGGTGGCCGAGTCGATCGACGGCGACGTCGTGATGAAGATCGTCAGCCCGGACATCACCCACAAGTCCGACATCGGCGGGGTGAAAGTCGGTGTCGGCGACGAGGACGTCTACGACGCCTACGAGGATCTGGTCTCCCGAGCGCGCAACTACCAGCCCGACGCGACGATCATCGGCGTCCAAGTCCAGGAGATGCTCGACGTCGGCGAGTCGACCGAGACCATCGTCGGGATGAACCGCGATCCGCAGTTCGGCCCGCTGCTGTTGTTCGGGCTCGGCGGTATCTTCGTCGAGACCTTAGAGGACACGTCGGTTCGGGTCGCCCCGATCGGCGAGGACGAGGCGCGCGACATGATCGACGAGATCCAGGCGGCGCCGCTGTTGCGCGGCGCTCGCGGCCGCGAACCGGCCGACGTCGACGCGATCGTCGAGACGGTCCAGCGACTCTCGCAACTGGTGACGGACTTCCCGTCGATCCTCGAACTCGACGTGAACCCGCTCGTGGCGGGCCCCGACGGCGTACAGGCGATCGACCTGCGACTCACCGTGGACACGGAGGAACTCAACGATGACTGA
- a CDS encoding DUF7344 domain-containing protein — MNPREERVLRLIADPRNRAILTVLNDAAQPLTVSELLDRLVTAETEICDSVATEADRKRIRISLHHNRLPKLEEAGLVEYDRAANVVSYERYPAVDAEILELELIDELLSYFSTGSEISGDTIGVIEGRDAVVEYGHHLTDAADDELFLMYESDELLQSACLDHVDEALERDVDVALGSKNPAVLERTRDRLPGVTVWEPQLDWWNEPGTYPTVGRLVFADRERIMLAILKASDLDGTTTEMAIVGEGPENPLVVLVRQLLGPRLDHLDYQCEEFLDDLPFES; from the coding sequence ATGAATCCTCGCGAAGAGCGGGTCCTCCGACTGATCGCCGATCCACGAAACCGAGCGATACTGACGGTCCTCAACGACGCCGCCCAACCGCTTACCGTGTCGGAGCTACTGGATCGGCTCGTGACGGCGGAGACCGAAATCTGCGATTCCGTGGCGACCGAGGCCGACCGGAAGCGAATTCGCATCTCGCTTCACCACAACCGGCTGCCGAAACTCGAGGAGGCGGGCCTCGTCGAGTACGATCGGGCGGCGAACGTCGTCTCCTACGAGCGCTATCCCGCGGTCGACGCGGAGATTCTGGAACTGGAACTGATCGACGAGTTGCTGTCCTACTTCAGTACCGGCTCCGAGATCTCCGGCGACACAATCGGCGTCATCGAAGGTCGAGACGCGGTGGTCGAATACGGACACCACCTCACCGACGCGGCCGATGACGAACTGTTCCTGATGTACGAGTCCGACGAGTTGTTGCAGTCGGCGTGTCTCGACCACGTCGACGAAGCCCTCGAGCGGGACGTCGACGTCGCGCTCGGGTCGAAGAATCCGGCGGTGCTCGAGCGAACGCGCGACCGTCTGCCCGGCGTCACCGTCTGGGAACCGCAACTGGACTGGTGGAACGAACCGGGGACGTACCCGACGGTCGGCCGGCTCGTCTTCGCCGATCGCGAGCGGATTATGCTGGCCATTCTGAAGGCGTCCGACCTCGACGGCACGACCACCGAAATGGCGATCGTTGGCGAAGGTCCCGAAAATCCGCTGGTCGTGCTCGTGCGGCAGCTGCTCGGCCCGCGACTCGACCACCTCGACTACCAGTGCGAGGAGTTCCTGGACGACCTTCCGTTCGAATCGTGA
- a CDS encoding phosphotransacetylase family protein — protein MTDTDNPDTDTDTDTDSDTATETTDSTAATDTGTDTILVSSLEESVGKTAITLALARLAQAEGEGVGYMKPKGTRLESNVGKTLDEDPMLARELLDLDAEMHDLEPVVYSPTFIEQAIRGREDPDELRERVGEAFDSLAADTDRMFVEGGGEYEVGGIVDLTDVDVAELLDARVLLVAPYKQPGDVDDVLAAADAFGDRFAGVVFNDVPDAAYDQLETDVVPFLEGRDVPVFGVLPSERTLAGVTIEDLASELGASVLVENGDDSFVERFSVGAMGADSALRRFRRTKNAAVITGGDRAEIHTAALEAPGVRCLILTGGHRPSGAVLGQAAEKGVPVLSVQTDTLTTVERAEDVVRSGRTQDAETVELMQELLTDHAAVDSILGLESN, from the coding sequence ATGACTGATACCGATAACCCGGACACTGACACCGACACCGATACCGACAGCGACACGGCCACCGAGACGACCGACAGCACCGCCGCGACCGACACCGGCACGGACACGATCCTCGTCAGTTCGCTCGAGGAGAGCGTCGGAAAGACGGCGATCACGCTGGCGCTGGCCCGCCTCGCGCAAGCCGAGGGCGAGGGCGTCGGCTACATGAAACCGAAGGGGACGCGCCTCGAGAGCAACGTCGGCAAGACCTTAGACGAGGATCCGATGCTCGCGCGGGAACTGCTCGACCTCGACGCGGAGATGCACGACTTAGAGCCGGTCGTCTACTCGCCGACCTTTATCGAGCAGGCGATCCGCGGCCGCGAGGATCCCGACGAACTCCGCGAGCGCGTCGGCGAGGCGTTCGATTCACTCGCGGCGGACACCGACCGCATGTTCGTCGAGGGTGGCGGCGAGTACGAGGTCGGCGGCATCGTCGACCTCACCGACGTCGACGTCGCGGAGCTGCTCGACGCGCGCGTGCTGCTCGTCGCTCCCTACAAACAGCCCGGCGACGTCGACGACGTCCTCGCCGCCGCCGACGCCTTCGGCGACCGCTTCGCCGGCGTCGTCTTCAACGACGTCCCCGACGCCGCCTACGACCAGCTCGAGACCGACGTCGTCCCCTTCCTCGAGGGCCGGGACGTGCCCGTCTTCGGCGTGCTCCCGAGCGAGCGGACGCTCGCGGGTGTGACGATCGAGGACCTCGCGAGCGAACTCGGCGCGTCGGTGCTCGTCGAAAACGGCGACGATTCCTTCGTCGAGCGGTTCTCGGTCGGTGCGATGGGCGCCGACAGCGCCCTGCGGCGCTTCCGCCGGACGAAAAACGCCGCCGTCATCACCGGCGGCGACCGCGCCGAGATTCACACGGCCGCGCTCGAGGCGCCCGGCGTCCGCTGTCTGATCCTCACCGGCGGCCACCGACCGTCGGGAGCGGTTCTCGGCCAGGCCGCCGAGAAGGGGGTCCCGGTCCTGTCGGTTCAGACGGACACGCTCACGACCGTCGAGCGCGCGGAGGACGTCGTCCGCAGCGGCCGCACGCAGGACGCAGAAACCGTCGAACTCATGCAGGAACTGCTCACCGACCACGCGGCCGTCGACTCGATCCTCGGCCTCGAGTCGAACTGA
- a CDS encoding SRPBCC family protein has protein sequence MPTTRRTSVIDADFETVWSFYDGVDELEILTPDWMGLKVAHSIGPEGGRNPDGYYTGTEIHLEMQPVRLLPRMEWVVEIVDREVSDDRATFVDEQVAGRGPYERWRHTHRFADLGDATVVHDRIDYRTPGVGDLPLAAPLLAGMLWYRHRKTRTLLE, from the coding sequence ATGCCGACGACTCGACGCACATCCGTCATCGACGCCGACTTCGAAACCGTCTGGTCGTTCTACGACGGCGTTGACGAACTGGAGATACTAACGCCCGACTGGATGGGACTGAAAGTCGCTCACTCGATCGGGCCCGAGGGCGGTCGGAACCCCGATGGCTACTATACCGGGACCGAGATCCACCTCGAGATGCAACCCGTCAGACTACTCCCGCGGATGGAGTGGGTCGTCGAAATCGTCGATCGCGAGGTGAGCGACGACCGCGCGACGTTCGTCGACGAACAGGTCGCGGGCCGCGGTCCCTACGAGCGGTGGCGTCACACCCACCGGTTCGCCGACCTCGGGGACGCGACAGTGGTCCACGATCGGATCGACTACCGGACGCCGGGTGTCGGTGACCTACCGCTGGCGGCACCGCTGCTCGCGGGAATGCTGTGGTACCGACACCGAAAAACCCGGACCCTGCTCGAGTGA